Proteins from one Chitinophaga oryzae genomic window:
- a CDS encoding PepSY-associated TM helix domain-containing protein has translation MKFSKINAWLHLWLGLISGIIVFIVSITGCILVFEHDLKDLLYPYRKAAITNNGAMLPPSALISAAEKAMGGLRARSIEYRLPGKTTQVNFRSDSIVYVDPYTAEVAAVVDHEDFFHEVEEGHVNLWLPRKIGSRIVVYATLVFTVLLITGMVLWWPKKWNRHNIRNAFAILWKGKFKRVNYDLHNVLGFYTLPVALLIAYSGLYMGFGWLSRSVYTVASGGKSMPAYYEPPSDTTMAAAGSRWAVLDGIWRQCVNELADKKSPAVLIGMPPEKDASVYAYTNMEGAYYQAHYFDQYTGKKLQGGGVDVMPFSEANGGDKLRRLNYSLHVGSIWGIPSKILFFLGSLVAASLPVTGFYIWWGKKKKKKKPAVNRQQQTA, from the coding sequence ATGAAATTTTCAAAGATCAACGCATGGTTGCACCTGTGGCTTGGGCTCATATCGGGAATCATCGTTTTTATCGTTTCCATCACAGGTTGTATACTGGTGTTTGAACATGATCTCAAAGACCTGCTGTATCCCTACCGAAAGGCAGCCATCACCAATAACGGCGCCATGTTGCCGCCTTCCGCACTGATCTCCGCAGCAGAAAAAGCGATGGGCGGGCTGCGCGCAAGGTCCATCGAATACCGTCTGCCGGGCAAGACCACGCAGGTCAACTTCCGGTCTGATTCTATCGTTTACGTGGACCCCTATACGGCGGAAGTGGCGGCGGTGGTGGACCATGAAGATTTTTTTCATGAAGTGGAAGAAGGGCACGTCAATCTGTGGCTGCCCCGCAAAATCGGCTCCCGTATCGTGGTGTATGCCACGCTTGTCTTCACTGTTTTGCTGATTACCGGCATGGTACTGTGGTGGCCCAAAAAGTGGAACCGGCATAACATCCGCAATGCCTTTGCCATTTTATGGAAGGGGAAATTCAAAAGAGTCAATTACGATCTGCATAACGTGCTGGGCTTTTATACGCTGCCGGTAGCGCTGCTCATCGCTTATTCGGGCTTGTACATGGGCTTCGGCTGGCTGTCCCGTTCTGTGTATACGGTGGCTTCCGGCGGAAAGTCTATGCCGGCCTACTACGAACCGCCTTCTGATACCACGATGGCGGCTGCCGGTTCCCGGTGGGCGGTGCTGGACGGTATCTGGCGGCAATGTGTAAACGAACTGGCCGATAAAAAGAGCCCTGCTGTGCTTATTGGCATGCCTCCGGAGAAGGATGCTTCCGTGTACGCCTATACGAATATGGAGGGCGCTTATTACCAGGCGCACTACTTTGATCAGTATACCGGCAAAAAACTGCAGGGCGGTGGCGTAGATGTAATGCCTTTCAGTGAGGCCAACGGGGGCGATAAACTGCGGCGGTTAAATTATTCGCTGCATGTAGGGTCTATCTGGGGTATTCCGAGTAAGATACTGTTTTTCCTGGGCTCGTTGGTAGCGGCCAGCTTGCCGGTCACCGGTTTTTATATCTGGTGGGGAAAGAAGAAGAAAAAAAAGAAACCAGCCGTGAACAGGCAGCAACAAACCGCCTGA
- a CDS encoding TonB-dependent receptor domain-containing protein has translation MFRKSIGYLLWIVIPFSTGAFAQTNPVAYTVRGVVADSASRQVIPYVTIGITDEQQTPAASAYSGENGAFKMSLPKAGRYQLVLSSVGYRPVSRPLLIDKDKTTHQLDTVFLSGSTVQLSGIQVISRRQLIEQKPGMLVYNAESDISNRGGTAADVLRKAPALNVDPQGNVTMRGSGTLKILIDGKYSGQIARSPADALNMMPANIIRSVEIITSPSARYDAEGAAGVINIITKKGNKSFSGNLEAMASNREQAFNPRISLSRNKWNMSLHGHLHRLQDKSSAEMERTVLDKGQPTMVIRQETRRNNIMPHSSGELALGLLPDSLSEISLSVNGWLGNWPDNSRQHTLITLPDGTTTDQYQQQVRSKEKFTGADIALGYTRRLKRDRQEITLLAQFSPSKENTSYNSEQHSDDKIRYREDNVNRTTNREWTFQADYTHPLTRDGRYTLQSGLKSIFRHADKQYQVRAADGPPPAAMVPQQDRSDNFIYSQDVLAGYLLLKMKLPRGWNAEAGSRLENTHIKGRFNAPGSAFSNDFLNFIPTANISKKLNEAQTITLSYTQRLTRPYIWDLNPNANASDPRNITVGNPQLRPETMHQGELSYGWTSPAGTFINAAAFLKKTDNTIIDLTTTNAAGIATTRKENLAGNTQYGINLSGSVSPAPNWSLNSNVNINHLNFESNALMIVNTGWAADFNLNALYKLPGAVSLQAFGEYDTRIVTLQGHKTPRFYYSFSAKKEIKATRMTVTLAAINPFNQTIRQKEYIHAASFRSGVLNRYYNQALKITLNWEFGSMFEQREKKKISNDDVREQGKG, from the coding sequence ATGTTTAGGAAATCAATAGGATATCTTCTATGGATAGTTATCCCTTTTTCAACCGGCGCTTTTGCGCAGACTAACCCCGTCGCCTATACGGTACGTGGTGTAGTGGCGGATTCCGCCTCCCGGCAGGTCATTCCCTATGTCACCATCGGTATTACCGACGAACAGCAAACGCCTGCCGCCTCGGCTTACAGCGGCGAAAACGGCGCCTTTAAAATGTCGCTGCCCAAAGCCGGCCGCTACCAGCTGGTGCTCTCCTCCGTGGGGTACCGCCCCGTCAGCCGGCCGCTGCTGATCGATAAAGACAAAACTACCCATCAGCTGGACACTGTTTTCCTGAGCGGCAGCACCGTGCAGCTGAGCGGCATACAGGTGATCTCCCGGCGGCAGCTGATAGAGCAGAAACCGGGGATGCTGGTCTATAACGCCGAAAGCGACATCAGCAACCGCGGCGGCACCGCAGCCGACGTGCTCCGCAAAGCACCGGCGCTGAACGTGGACCCGCAGGGCAACGTCACCATGCGGGGCAGCGGCACGCTCAAAATACTGATCGACGGAAAATACTCCGGACAAATCGCCCGCAGCCCGGCCGATGCACTCAACATGATGCCGGCCAATATCATCCGCTCGGTAGAAATCATCACCTCCCCCTCCGCCCGGTACGATGCGGAAGGCGCCGCCGGCGTGATCAACATCATCACCAAAAAAGGCAATAAAAGCTTCAGCGGCAACCTGGAAGCGATGGCCAGCAACCGGGAACAGGCCTTCAATCCCCGTATCTCCCTGTCGCGGAACAAGTGGAACATGAGCCTGCACGGGCACCTCCACCGCCTGCAGGACAAATCCTCCGCCGAAATGGAAAGGACCGTACTGGATAAAGGTCAGCCTACGATGGTCATCCGCCAGGAAACACGCCGCAATAATATCATGCCGCACAGCTCCGGGGAACTGGCGCTCGGCCTCCTGCCGGACTCCCTCAGCGAAATCTCCCTGTCCGTCAACGGCTGGCTGGGCAACTGGCCGGACAACAGCCGCCAGCATACGCTCATCACCCTGCCCGACGGCACCACCACCGATCAATACCAGCAACAGGTAAGATCAAAAGAGAAGTTCACCGGCGCCGATATCGCGCTCGGCTATACGCGCAGACTGAAGAGAGACAGACAGGAAATTACCCTGCTGGCGCAGTTCTCCCCTTCCAAAGAAAATACCTCTTACAACAGCGAGCAACACAGCGACGATAAAATCCGCTACCGGGAAGATAACGTTAACCGCACTACGAACCGGGAATGGACCTTCCAGGCAGACTACACGCACCCGCTTACCAGAGATGGCAGGTATACGTTACAAAGCGGGCTGAAATCCATCTTCCGGCATGCCGACAAACAATACCAGGTACGGGCAGCAGACGGACCGCCGCCGGCCGCCATGGTACCGCAGCAGGACCGCTCCGACAATTTCATCTACTCACAGGATGTCCTCGCCGGCTACCTGCTGCTGAAAATGAAACTACCCCGCGGCTGGAACGCAGAAGCCGGCTCCCGGCTGGAAAACACGCACATCAAAGGCAGGTTCAATGCACCCGGCTCGGCTTTCTCGAACGATTTCCTCAACTTCATCCCTACGGCCAACATCAGCAAAAAACTGAATGAAGCGCAGACCATCACCCTCAGCTATACACAGCGCCTCACCCGGCCGTATATCTGGGACCTGAACCCTAACGCCAACGCCAGCGATCCACGCAACATCACCGTGGGCAATCCGCAGCTGCGGCCGGAAACAATGCACCAGGGAGAACTGTCCTACGGCTGGACGTCCCCCGCCGGCACGTTTATCAATGCCGCCGCGTTCCTGAAGAAAACTGACAACACTATCATCGACCTGACCACCACCAATGCAGCCGGCATCGCCACCACCCGCAAGGAAAACCTGGCAGGCAACACCCAATACGGAATTAACCTGAGCGGCTCTGTAAGCCCCGCTCCCAACTGGAGCCTCAACAGTAATGTCAACATCAACCATCTCAACTTCGAAAGCAATGCGCTGATGATCGTCAACACCGGATGGGCGGCCGACTTTAATCTTAACGCACTGTATAAACTTCCCGGTGCTGTCAGCCTGCAGGCCTTCGGCGAATACGATACCCGCATCGTTACCCTCCAGGGACATAAAACTCCACGGTTCTACTACAGCTTCTCCGCCAAGAAGGAAATCAAAGCCACCCGGATGACCGTTACCCTGGCAGCGATCAATCCGTTTAACCAGACCATCCGGCAAAAAGAATACATACACGCGGCATCCTTCCGTTCAGGAGTGCTGAACAGGTATTACAACCAGGCGCTGAAGATTACGCTCAACTGGGAATTCGGATCGATGTTCGAACAGCGGGAGAAAAAGAAAATCAGTAATGACGACGTGAGAGAGCAAGGAAAGGGATAA
- a CDS encoding S66 family peptidase, whose protein sequence is MNLIRPARLAAGDKVATISLSWGGAGELPHRYRKGKEQLQQQFGLTVTETKNALRPAQWIYENPQARAEDLMEAFADKSIKAIISNIGGEDSIRTLKYVDIDVIRNNPKIFLGFSDSTITHLLCLKAGLTSFYGTSLLVGFAENGGMHPYQVEDFRQTFFSGAPVRPILPSGGWTSERLEWFDPSLQDVKRKMQPHTGWKFLQGEGVVQGRLIGGCLDVLEFLKGTAWWPEEEHWNDSILFFETSEEMARPELLRYWMRNYAALGILRKAKAILLGRPYDNQYATEYETAILQVLREERLTDMVVVTQMDFGHTCPSFTLPYGVLAEVDCTEKKFTLLASGVQ, encoded by the coding sequence ATGAACTTAATCAGGCCTGCCCGGCTGGCGGCCGGCGACAAAGTTGCCACTATTTCCCTCTCCTGGGGCGGAGCGGGAGAACTGCCGCACCGGTACAGGAAAGGCAAAGAACAATTGCAGCAACAGTTTGGCCTTACCGTTACCGAAACAAAAAATGCCCTCCGGCCCGCGCAATGGATCTACGAAAACCCGCAGGCAAGAGCGGAAGATCTCATGGAGGCTTTCGCCGACAAATCCATTAAAGCCATTATTTCCAATATCGGCGGGGAAGATAGCATCCGGACACTGAAGTATGTAGATATAGATGTTATCAGGAACAATCCTAAAATATTCCTTGGTTTCTCCGACAGCACCATCACGCACCTGCTCTGCCTCAAGGCAGGACTCACCTCCTTTTATGGTACCTCCCTGCTGGTAGGCTTCGCAGAGAATGGTGGCATGCATCCCTACCAGGTAGAGGATTTCAGGCAGACTTTCTTCTCCGGCGCACCCGTACGCCCCATCCTGCCTAGCGGCGGCTGGACCTCCGAGCGGCTGGAATGGTTCGATCCCTCTTTGCAGGACGTTAAAAGAAAGATGCAACCCCACACCGGATGGAAGTTCCTGCAAGGCGAAGGCGTGGTACAGGGCCGGCTCATCGGCGGCTGCCTCGACGTGCTGGAGTTTTTGAAGGGCACGGCCTGGTGGCCGGAAGAGGAGCACTGGAATGACAGCATTCTGTTTTTCGAAACATCTGAAGAAATGGCCCGCCCGGAACTCCTCCGCTACTGGATGAGAAACTATGCCGCGCTGGGTATCCTCCGGAAAGCGAAGGCCATCCTGCTGGGCCGCCCTTATGATAATCAATATGCGACGGAATATGAAACCGCCATTCTGCAGGTACTGCGGGAAGAAAGGTTAACAGACATGGTGGTGGTTACCCAAATGGACTTCGGCCATACCTGTCCTTCATTTACCCTCCCTTACGGGGTGCTGGCGGAGGTAGACTGTACCGAAAAGAAATTTACCCTGTTGGCATCAGGCGTGCAATAG
- a CDS encoding helix-turn-helix transcriptional regulator produces the protein MSIILSPGRYFGKEQQFNENAFFKLNITAYQPDTHIGAHYHENAYLSLLVAGGYHEVSRRTDEVLPGQLLFRPAGYTHANHFREVPGRCLNIEFKPSGIEALTLKGSLPQQLMIYKPGVFNELYQLLYAFLKKPADCLPEEYIVNWLSAVTEVKIASRLPWLTQAREILQNEFDTHHTIQSIASRVFVHPIYLARAFREKEGMTVGAYQLKMRAEKAMELLFTTRLPVTDIAFSAGFSDTSHLIRVFRSFYRCTPHQFRRQLNG, from the coding sequence ATGAGTATCATTCTTTCACCCGGACGTTATTTTGGTAAGGAGCAGCAGTTCAACGAAAACGCTTTCTTCAAGCTGAACATCACGGCTTACCAGCCGGATACGCATATTGGCGCGCATTACCACGAAAATGCTTACCTGAGTCTTTTGGTGGCGGGCGGTTATCATGAGGTGAGCCGCCGTACCGACGAGGTGTTACCCGGGCAGCTGCTGTTCAGGCCTGCGGGGTATACGCATGCCAACCATTTCCGGGAAGTGCCGGGCCGTTGCCTGAATATCGAGTTTAAGCCATCGGGGATAGAAGCGCTGACGCTGAAGGGCTCCCTTCCGCAGCAACTGATGATTTACAAGCCGGGTGTTTTCAATGAACTGTACCAGCTGCTATATGCATTTTTGAAGAAGCCTGCCGACTGTTTGCCGGAAGAGTATATCGTCAACTGGCTGTCTGCCGTCACAGAGGTGAAGATCGCCAGCCGTCTGCCTTGGCTTACGCAGGCCAGGGAGATCCTGCAAAATGAATTTGATACGCATCATACCATTCAGTCTATTGCCAGCAGGGTGTTTGTACATCCGATATACCTGGCGCGGGCTTTCCGTGAGAAGGAAGGAATGACCGTAGGGGCGTACCAGTTAAAAATGCGGGCAGAGAAAGCGATGGAACTGCTGTTTACCACCCGGCTGCCCGTTACGGACATCGCCTTTTCCGCCGGATTTTCCGATACCTCGCACCTGATAAGGGTATTCCGCTCTTTTTACCGTTGCACGCCTCATCAGTTCCGGCGGCAACTGAATGGTTAA
- a CDS encoding M1 family aminopeptidase, translating to MRRLIALLYLFSPLWLAAQQKVDYQLQVQADLGKKTFAVQGSLSFETTAATTDSVKIMISRGRGPAKLQLQGGVAATMDTSLSSSGDILYHWHFKRPVPAGTRLQYTYAYERGDAPTFQYYVDSSFCMAGGYGSAWYPQVMVRANDGTDDYMRGTGTLRVTVPQPLMAVMAAATVKATKGDGTQTYEFHYAQPDIFSLYIGKYTRQESSGKIPFYTYSLSKAINGEEISRKASSVLAFLTGEFGPLTIPNFSVIEFPEAVSELTGIGGASILGGVVMPTGALREFNYALFGHEIGHQWWGNKVLSKGSMGAEMMSEAMAQYGSLQVVEHFDSARAILYRKKGYPGYLSDQSGLGYLKNAAAGNDEPLATLSSKNGHILGDSKGFMALELLASVVGKPVFHKALRTIGDKYSHDGITWQDFLQEIATAHGSSLDWFYRQWFDRTGAPAWENSWKQQGNTLQLTVTQKDSLYRLPLEVLVVYRGGKTSLQHITVEARTSQVQLPVNGIVDSVQIDPYFKVLHWDEALTPIAMAQSKVARVYNLRIQQKPEEALALAKSYLAEGIPDDQYGVEFGLYYMMGRITAIQNKPDEAVRWYQHALQSATRSRELLAYTYYRIAQLAAAKHDNALLEWACNNAVTADAANQKIDGMETKVQLLRK from the coding sequence ATGCGCCGACTTATCGCCCTTTTATATTTGTTTTCTCCGTTATGGCTTGCTGCCCAGCAAAAGGTGGACTACCAGCTGCAGGTACAGGCCGACCTGGGGAAAAAGACCTTCGCCGTACAGGGTAGCCTTTCGTTTGAAACGACTGCAGCTACCACCGATTCTGTTAAAATCATGATCAGCAGGGGAAGGGGCCCGGCTAAACTGCAACTACAGGGGGGCGTTGCCGCCACAATGGATACAAGTCTCAGCTCCTCCGGTGATATTCTCTATCACTGGCATTTTAAAAGGCCAGTACCTGCCGGCACCCGCCTGCAGTACACCTACGCCTACGAGCGTGGCGATGCCCCCACTTTTCAATATTATGTCGACAGCAGCTTTTGTATGGCCGGCGGTTATGGTTCCGCATGGTACCCGCAGGTGATGGTGCGCGCCAACGACGGCACGGACGATTACATGCGGGGCACCGGTACTCTGCGGGTGACAGTGCCGCAGCCGTTGATGGCCGTTATGGCAGCTGCAACCGTCAAAGCCACGAAGGGTGACGGTACACAGACTTACGAGTTTCATTACGCGCAGCCTGATATCTTCTCCCTGTATATCGGAAAATATACCCGGCAGGAGTCTTCCGGTAAAATACCGTTTTACACTTACAGCCTGAGTAAGGCGATCAACGGAGAAGAGATCTCCCGTAAAGCCTCCTCGGTGCTGGCGTTCCTGACCGGTGAATTCGGGCCGCTGACGATCCCTAACTTTTCTGTGATCGAATTTCCAGAAGCGGTGTCTGAGCTGACAGGCATTGGCGGCGCCAGCATCCTCGGCGGCGTGGTGATGCCTACCGGGGCGCTGCGGGAGTTCAACTATGCGTTGTTTGGCCACGAGATAGGGCATCAGTGGTGGGGCAATAAAGTCCTGTCCAAAGGGAGCATGGGGGCTGAGATGATGTCCGAAGCGATGGCCCAGTATGGCTCGCTGCAGGTAGTGGAGCATTTCGATAGTGCACGCGCCATCCTTTACCGTAAAAAAGGCTACCCCGGCTACCTGTCGGACCAGAGCGGCCTGGGATATCTTAAAAATGCAGCAGCCGGTAACGATGAGCCGCTGGCCACCCTCAGCAGCAAAAACGGCCATATTCTGGGCGACAGCAAAGGCTTTATGGCGCTGGAACTGCTGGCCTCCGTAGTAGGAAAGCCGGTGTTTCACAAAGCGCTGCGCACTATCGGGGACAAGTACAGCCATGACGGCATCACCTGGCAGGATTTTTTACAGGAGATAGCCACCGCACACGGCAGCAGCCTCGATTGGTTTTACCGCCAGTGGTTTGACCGTACCGGCGCGCCGGCCTGGGAGAACAGCTGGAAACAGCAGGGGAACACACTGCAGCTGACCGTTACCCAGAAAGACAGTTTATACCGGCTGCCGCTGGAAGTGCTGGTAGTATATCGTGGTGGTAAAACTTCTCTACAACATATCACCGTAGAAGCGCGTACCAGCCAGGTGCAGCTGCCGGTGAACGGTATCGTGGATTCCGTTCAGATAGATCCTTACTTTAAGGTGCTGCACTGGGACGAGGCGCTGACACCTATCGCTATGGCCCAGTCGAAAGTAGCGCGGGTATACAACCTGCGCATACAACAGAAACCGGAGGAAGCGCTGGCGCTGGCAAAATCCTATTTGGCCGAAGGCATCCCCGACGATCAGTACGGCGTGGAGTTTGGCCTGTACTATATGATGGGCCGTATTACCGCCATCCAGAACAAACCGGATGAGGCGGTCCGCTGGTACCAACATGCGTTGCAGAGTGCCACCCGTTCACGGGAGCTGCTGGCGTATACCTATTACCGTATTGCGCAACTGGCAGCCGCCAAACACGATAACGCCCTGCTGGAATGGGCCTGCAACAATGCCGTTACTGCCGATGCCGCCAATCAGAAAATAGATGGCATGGAAACCAAAGTACAACTGCTCAGAAAATAA
- a CDS encoding class I SAM-dependent methyltransferase: protein MNIRELAAMLINPYNHQSLHPVGEQHLEDVSGNRIPVVNGIPDFLALEKIGGMNKKHQRLYDNLSPFNDIAERVVSLFVDMEKLRREWLADVEVKPGFKILETSVGSGWNIKALPGFGDYYGLDISGGMLRQAARNMTKWNRTAQLFRGNAEYLPFKDHTFDCVFHAGGLHFFDNRVRAIREMVRVARRGSRIVIIDETTPHIRKQYRSIPSLKGYLNNSSSEALRALAPLELVPGNMREQEVKLLDHGRMYQLSFRTA from the coding sequence ATGAACATCCGGGAACTGGCAGCAATGTTAATTAACCCATATAACCATCAGTCTTTACATCCGGTGGGAGAACAGCACCTGGAAGATGTTTCGGGCAACCGTATCCCTGTGGTCAACGGTATCCCCGATTTCCTGGCACTGGAAAAGATCGGCGGCATGAATAAAAAACATCAACGCCTATACGATAATCTCAGCCCTTTTAACGATATCGCTGAACGGGTCGTTTCGCTTTTTGTAGACATGGAAAAGCTCCGGCGGGAATGGCTGGCCGACGTGGAAGTAAAACCAGGCTTTAAAATACTGGAGACCTCCGTGGGCAGTGGCTGGAACATCAAAGCCCTCCCCGGCTTTGGCGATTACTACGGACTGGACATCTCCGGCGGCATGTTGCGGCAGGCCGCCCGCAATATGACCAAATGGAACCGTACGGCACAACTTTTCAGGGGCAATGCAGAATATCTCCCCTTCAAAGACCATACGTTTGACTGTGTATTTCATGCAGGGGGGCTGCATTTCTTCGACAACCGCGTGCGGGCCATCCGGGAGATGGTGCGGGTAGCCCGCCGCGGCAGCCGTATTGTTATCATCGATGAAACGACGCCGCATATACGAAAACAATACAGGAGTATCCCATCTCTAAAAGGCTATCTCAACAACAGCAGCAGCGAAGCGTTGAGGGCGCTGGCGCCGCTGGAACTGGTACCGGGCAATATGCGGGAACAGGAAGTGAAACTACTGGACCATGGCAGGATGTACCAGCTCAGTTTCAGAACAGCCTGA
- a CDS encoding DUF4269 domain-containing protein codes for MHDFTDIAYLKNGPAFHQQVYDLLTRRQLLSGLSAFSPVFAGSIPIRVHTAGSDIDIICCFDNKALFIDNLGQLFQHYPGFALREITIREVPAVVANFTVDEQPVEVFGQAIPVKEQMAYRHLLIEAAILQQQGEDFRRQVISLKEQGYNTEAAFCHLLGISGDPFLELLKWKH; via the coding sequence ATGCATGATTTTACCGATATCGCTTATCTGAAAAACGGACCGGCCTTCCATCAGCAGGTATACGATCTGCTGACCCGCCGGCAGCTGCTCTCCGGCCTGAGCGCCTTCTCCCCCGTCTTCGCCGGCAGCATTCCCATAAGGGTGCACACCGCCGGCAGCGACATCGATATCATTTGCTGTTTTGATAACAAAGCGCTGTTTATCGACAACCTGGGACAATTATTCCAACACTACCCCGGCTTTGCCCTCCGGGAGATAACCATCCGGGAGGTACCTGCCGTGGTGGCTAACTTTACGGTAGACGAACAGCCGGTCGAGGTATTTGGCCAGGCCATCCCGGTAAAGGAACAAATGGCCTACCGCCATCTGCTGATCGAAGCGGCTATCCTGCAACAGCAAGGGGAAGACTTCAGACGGCAGGTCATCTCCCTGAAAGAGCAGGGATATAATACGGAAGCAGCTTTTTGCCACCTGCTGGGGATCTCCGGCGATCCTTTCCTGGAACTGCTGAAATGGAAGCACTAA
- a CDS encoding bifunctional transcriptional activator/DNA repair enzyme AdaA produces the protein MQLSFDRMYQASLEKDVAFEGVFFTAVKTTGIFCRPSCRARKPKPENIEFFPTSKECILKGYRPCKVCRPLEQLDQTPDNIRQLLQDLADEPGRKITDADLLQRGIAPHQIRRWFLKNHGITFQAYQRMFRINTAFKKIQQGESVSGAAFDAGFESLSGFGDSFRNIFGVSPKKSKAQRVIDLKRLETPLGTMYACAVEEGVCLLEFTDRKMLETEFLYLSRVLNATIVQGHNPHFATLEAQLKAYFDGRRKSFTVPLYMPGSAFQQSVWRVLQEVPYGVTRSYKDQAVALGKPEAIRAVANANGMNKISILVPCHRIIGADGSMTGYGGGIWRKQWLLEFEKNNAR, from the coding sequence ATGCAATTGAGCTTTGACAGGATGTACCAGGCTTCGCTGGAGAAAGATGTGGCTTTTGAAGGCGTATTTTTTACGGCGGTCAAAACGACCGGCATTTTCTGCCGGCCTTCTTGTCGCGCCCGGAAGCCGAAGCCGGAGAACATTGAGTTCTTTCCCACGTCCAAAGAATGCATCCTGAAAGGATACCGGCCTTGTAAGGTATGCCGGCCGCTGGAGCAGCTGGACCAGACGCCGGACAATATCCGGCAGTTGCTGCAGGACCTGGCTGACGAACCGGGGCGGAAAATAACAGATGCAGACCTGCTGCAGCGGGGCATAGCGCCGCACCAGATACGGCGTTGGTTCCTGAAGAACCACGGCATTACTTTTCAGGCTTACCAGCGGATGTTCCGTATCAATACGGCGTTTAAAAAGATACAGCAGGGCGAGTCCGTCAGCGGCGCCGCTTTTGACGCCGGATTTGAATCGCTGAGCGGTTTCGGGGACTCTTTCAGGAACATCTTCGGAGTGTCTCCCAAAAAAAGCAAAGCACAACGGGTAATTGACCTGAAACGGCTGGAAACGCCGCTGGGCACTATGTACGCCTGTGCCGTAGAAGAAGGGGTGTGCCTGCTGGAGTTCACTGACCGGAAAATGCTGGAAACAGAATTCCTTTACCTGTCCCGGGTGTTGAACGCTACCATCGTGCAGGGCCACAATCCCCACTTTGCCACGCTGGAAGCCCAGCTGAAAGCGTATTTCGATGGACGGCGGAAATCCTTTACCGTTCCGTTGTATATGCCGGGATCTGCCTTTCAGCAGTCCGTATGGCGTGTATTGCAGGAGGTGCCCTATGGCGTCACCCGCTCTTATAAAGACCAGGCAGTGGCGCTGGGAAAGCCGGAAGCTATCCGCGCAGTGGCCAATGCCAATGGTATGAATAAAATCTCTATCCTCGTTCCCTGTCACCGCATCATCGGGGCCGACGGTTCTATGACCGGCTATGGTGGCGGTATCTGGCGCAAACAATGGCTGCTGGAATTTGAGAAGAACAACGCCCGCTAA